The Sandaracinus amylolyticus genomic interval GTACTCCTCGGGCTCGGCGGGCGGATCGATCGTCGCGGCCTGCCGCTGCGACTCCGCGAGCTCCTCGCGCCAGCGATCGCCGGCGCGCACGACGAAGAAGCGATGCCCCACGCGCACGCCTGCTTCCTCGCCGACGGGCACGAACACGATCTGCTGATCGCCGACGAGCTCGGTCGGGTTCAGCGTCGCGACGATCTCGGTGTCGAGATCGATCTCCGAGCGCTCGGGCGGCACGACCTCGAAGCGACGCGGGAGCGCCGCGACCTGGTAGCCACGCTCGATCGGATCGAGCGCCTCGACGATCGTCGCGCGCGCGGTGCGGCGCTCGGAGTCCCACGAGTCGATCCGGAGCGCGCCGAGGATGCGCACGAGCGTGCCCTCTTCGCCCTCGGTGCGCTGTCCCGCCTCGATCGCGCGGAAGATCGTGTACTCGCCCTGCGGCGCGCTCTGGCCGTCGGGCAGGTGATCGAAGCGCACGTACGCCTGGTCGAACGGCGACAGCATCATGTGATCGTCGGGCGAGCCGACGATCACGCCGGCGGTCTCGAGCGCGTCCTCGTCGAGCCAGCCCTGCTCGCGCAGGAAC includes:
- a CDS encoding LysM peptidoglycan-binding domain-containing protein, with product MRRTIERVLLLGALSGATFVASPERARAQDDDYWVDVGDDSRSPRSRDRGGPSSLDEATRSGQGMRLGQIAPREIPPSYAVRRGDTLWDITGHFYGNPYEWPRVWSYNPEITNPHWIYPDQSVRLLPEGTPTTIAAPTRGSRVVVRRGVETGTVFLREQGWLDEDALETAGVIVGSPDDHMMLSPFDQAYVRFDHLPDGQSAPQGEYTIFRAIEAGQRTEGEEGTLVRILGALRIDSWDSERRTARATIVEALDPIERGYQVAALPRRFEVVPPERSEIDLDTEIVATLNPTELVGDQQIVFVPVGEEAGVRVGHRFFVVRAGDRWREELAESQRQAATIDPPAEPEEYPDEVIAEARVVSLRPNSAGLLVTRATVPISIGDRAQLRRGY